In Afipia sp. GAS231, a single window of DNA contains:
- a CDS encoding AAA family ATPase → MISYARQNPDQQSEASPPAEDHIAPSPRVSVQAFCETVETAAAVQAAGEDRRLGKAHLKIQMGGMAAAIEAYRSAPTPNVIILETEGRHDILLGLDQLATVCDAGTRVIVIGKINDVTLYRELVRRGVSDYAIAPVTAIDVVRSVCNLFSAPEAKAVGRIIAVVGAKGGVGASTVAHNVAWAIARDLALDSVVADLDLAFGTAGLDYNQDPAQGIADAVFSPDRVDTAFIDRLLSKCTDHLSLLAAPATLDRVYDFGADAFDSIFDTLRTTMPCIVLDVPHQWTGWTKRALIAADDILIVAAPDLANLRNTKNIVDLLKAQRPNDRAPLYCLNQVGIPKRPEIPASEFAKAIESQPIATIPFEPQMFGSAANNGQMIAEISATHRTTEMFLQIAQRLTGRGETKKPKGSFLAPLIEKLRAK, encoded by the coding sequence GCAGGCCTTCTGCGAGACGGTTGAAACCGCGGCTGCGGTGCAGGCGGCGGGCGAAGACCGCCGTCTCGGCAAGGCGCATCTCAAGATCCAGATGGGCGGCATGGCCGCCGCCATCGAGGCCTATCGTTCGGCGCCGACCCCGAACGTCATCATCCTGGAGACCGAAGGCCGTCACGACATCCTGCTCGGTCTCGACCAGCTCGCCACCGTATGCGACGCCGGCACCCGCGTGATCGTGATCGGCAAGATCAACGACGTCACGCTGTATCGCGAACTGGTGCGCCGCGGCGTCAGCGACTACGCGATCGCACCGGTCACCGCGATCGACGTCGTGCGCTCGGTCTGCAATCTGTTTTCGGCGCCGGAAGCCAAGGCGGTCGGACGCATCATCGCCGTCGTCGGCGCCAAAGGCGGCGTCGGCGCTTCCACCGTCGCCCACAACGTCGCCTGGGCGATCGCGCGCGATCTGGCGCTGGATTCGGTGGTCGCCGATCTCGATCTCGCCTTCGGCACCGCCGGCCTCGACTACAACCAGGACCCGGCGCAGGGCATCGCGGACGCGGTATTCTCCCCCGACCGGGTCGATACCGCCTTCATCGACCGCCTGCTGTCGAAATGCACCGACCATCTCAGCCTGCTGGCGGCGCCGGCGACGCTCGACCGGGTCTACGATTTCGGCGCCGACGCCTTCGATTCGATCTTCGATACGCTGCGCACCACGATGCCCTGCATCGTGCTCGACGTTCCGCATCAGTGGACCGGATGGACCAAGCGCGCGCTGATCGCGGCCGACGACATCCTGATCGTAGCAGCCCCCGATCTCGCCAACCTGCGCAACACCAAGAACATCGTCGACCTCTTGAAGGCACAACGGCCGAACGACCGTGCGCCGCTGTATTGTCTCAACCAGGTCGGCATCCCCAAGCGCCCGGAGATTCCGGCCAGCGAGTTCGCCAAGGCAATCGAGAGCCAGCCGATCGCGACGATCCCGTTCGAGCCGCAGATGTTCGGATCGGCCGCCAATAACGGCCAGATGATCGCGGAAATCTCCGCCACTCATCGCACCACCGAGATGTTCCTGCAGATAGCGCAGCGGCTCACCGGCCGCGGCGAGACCAAGAAGCCCAAGGGTTCATTCCTTGCACCTTTGATCGAGAAGTTGCGGGCCAAGTAA
- a CDS encoding CpaF family protein produces MFGKRSGNDSDTRAPKPAFQAPEPVSGAAAVPREVAAPTVSSPPIAPAKAPPAPSAEARRSDNYYQVKATIFGALIEAIDLAQLAKLDGESAREEIRDIVNEIIAIKNIVMSIAEQEELLDDICNDVLGYGPLEPLLSRDDIADIMVNGAGTVFIEVAGKIQKTGIRFRDNQQLLNICQRIVSQVGRRVDESSPICDARLADGSRVNAIVPPLAIDGPALTIRKFKKDKLTLDQLVKFGAISPEGAEILQIIGRVRCNVLISGGTGSGKTTLLNCLTQFIEHDERVITCEDAAELQLQQPHVVRLETRPPNIEGEGQVTMRELVRNCLRMRPERIIVGEVRGPEAFDLLQAMNTGHDGSMGTLHANNPREAMSRCESMITMGGFSLPSRTIREMICASIDVIVQAARLRDGSRRITHITEVMGMEGDTIITQDLFVYELIGEDANGKIIGRHRSTGIGRPRFWERARYYGEEKRLAAALDAAEVAENK; encoded by the coding sequence GTGTTCGGTAAGCGTAGCGGAAATGATAGCGACACGCGGGCGCCGAAGCCCGCTTTTCAGGCGCCGGAACCGGTTTCCGGCGCTGCAGCCGTTCCGCGTGAGGTCGCAGCTCCGACCGTCTCTTCACCGCCGATCGCGCCCGCAAAGGCGCCGCCCGCGCCCTCCGCGGAAGCGCGGCGATCCGACAATTACTACCAGGTCAAGGCGACGATCTTCGGCGCCCTGATCGAGGCGATCGACCTCGCCCAGCTCGCCAAGCTCGACGGCGAGTCCGCGCGCGAGGAAATCCGCGACATCGTCAACGAAATCATCGCGATCAAGAACATCGTGATGTCGATCGCCGAGCAGGAAGAACTGCTCGACGACATCTGCAACGACGTGCTCGGCTACGGTCCGCTGGAGCCGCTGCTGTCGCGCGACGACATCGCCGACATCATGGTCAACGGCGCCGGCACGGTGTTCATCGAAGTCGCCGGCAAGATCCAGAAGACCGGCATCCGGTTCCGCGACAACCAGCAGCTTCTCAACATCTGCCAGCGCATCGTCAGCCAGGTCGGCCGGCGCGTCGACGAATCCTCGCCGATCTGCGACGCCCGTCTCGCCGACGGCTCCCGCGTCAACGCCATCGTTCCGCCGCTGGCGATCGACGGCCCCGCGCTCACCATTCGTAAGTTCAAGAAGGACAAGCTGACGCTCGATCAGCTGGTCAAGTTCGGCGCGATCTCGCCGGAAGGCGCCGAGATCCTGCAGATCATCGGTCGCGTCCGCTGCAACGTGCTGATCTCGGGCGGTACCGGTTCCGGCAAGACCACGCTGCTGAACTGCCTGACCCAGTTCATCGAACACGACGAACGCGTCATCACCTGCGAAGACGCCGCCGAACTGCAATTGCAGCAGCCCCATGTGGTGCGGCTGGAAACCCGCCCGCCCAACATCGAGGGCGAAGGCCAGGTCACGATGCGCGAACTGGTGCGCAACTGCCTGCGTATGCGCCCTGAACGCATCATCGTCGGCGAAGTCCGCGGACCCGAGGCATTCGACCTGCTGCAGGCCATGAACACCGGCCATGACGGCTCGATGGGCACGCTGCACGCCAACAACCCTCGCGAAGCGATGTCACGCTGCGAATCGATGATCACCATGGGCGGCTTCTCGCTGCCCTCGCGCACCATTCGCGAGATGATCTGCGCCTCGATCGACGTCATCGTGCAGGCCGCGCGCCTGCGCGACGGCTCGCGCCGCATCACCCACATCACCGAGGTGATGGGCATGGAAGGCGACACCATCATCACCCAGGATCTGTTCGTGTATGAGCTGATCGGCGAAGACGCCAACGGCAAGATCATCGGACGACATCGCTCGACCGGCATCGGACGCCCGCGCTTCTGGGAACGTGCGCGGTATTACGGCGAGGAGAAGCGGCTTGCGGCAGCCCTCGACGCCGCCGAAGTCGCCGAGAACAAGTAA
- a CDS encoding type II secretion system F family protein, which yields MNMQVLALAFLGFTAVGGLAWVFVYPLLSGEKKAESRRASIARSEPAAARQADKSQRSRREQVEGSLKDLEARRQKEKRVPLSVRLTQAGLGWTTQKFWIMSGACAAVFFVVAFTVGGGLLGGLGMAFAAGFGLPRWTLGYLKTRREKAFLKALPDAVDVIVRGIKAGLPLFDSIKVVAADAPEPLKSEFLAIIETQTIGMPLGDACARLFERMPVPEANFFGIVIAIQQKSGGNLSEALGNLSKVLRDRKKMAEKIQAMSMEAKASAAIIGSLPPIVMLLVWISTPDYISLLWTERVGQFMLVCCVGWMTCGVLVMKKMINFDF from the coding sequence ATGAACATGCAGGTGCTCGCACTGGCCTTTCTCGGCTTCACCGCTGTCGGCGGACTGGCCTGGGTCTTCGTCTATCCGTTGCTGTCCGGAGAGAAAAAGGCCGAATCTCGCCGTGCCTCGATCGCACGGTCCGAACCCGCCGCCGCACGCCAGGCCGACAAGAGCCAACGTTCGCGCCGCGAGCAGGTCGAGGGGTCGCTGAAGGATCTCGAGGCGCGCCGCCAGAAGGAAAAGCGCGTGCCGCTGAGCGTCCGGCTCACCCAGGCCGGTCTCGGCTGGACGACGCAGAAATTCTGGATCATGTCCGGCGCCTGCGCCGCAGTCTTCTTCGTCGTGGCGTTCACGGTCGGCGGCGGACTGTTGGGCGGCCTCGGCATGGCGTTCGCCGCTGGCTTCGGCCTGCCGCGCTGGACGCTGGGCTACCTCAAGACCCGCCGCGAGAAGGCGTTTCTGAAGGCGCTGCCCGACGCCGTCGACGTCATCGTGCGCGGCATCAAGGCCGGTCTGCCGCTGTTTGATTCGATCAAGGTGGTCGCCGCCGACGCGCCGGAACCGCTGAAGAGCGAGTTCCTCGCCATCATCGAAACCCAGACCATCGGCATGCCGCTGGGCGACGCCTGCGCGCGGCTGTTCGAGCGGATGCCGGTGCCGGAGGCGAACTTCTTCGGCATCGTGATCGCGATCCAGCAGAAATCCGGCGGCAACCTGTCGGAAGCGCTTGGCAACCTCTCCAAGGTGCTGCGCGACCGCAAGAAGATGGCGGAAAAGATCCAGGCTATGTCGATGGAAGCCAAGGCTTCCGCGGCCATCATCGGCTCGTTGCCGCCGATCGTGATGCTGCTGGTCTGGATTTCGACGCCCGACTACATCTCGCTGCTTTGGACCGAGCGGGTCGGCCAGTTCATGCTGGTATGTTGCGTCGGCTGGATGACCTGCGGCGTGCTTGTGATGAAGAAAATGATCAACTTCGACTTCTGA
- a CDS encoding type II secretion system F family protein: MIQFMIDKLHDARFMTMLLAAIAAGATAYTLIMPLFAGEGLAKRMKAVASERERLRQRERERLNKSEKVSLRQTPKQLVSKVVEDFNLGKWLAQEAARDKLIMAGYRGHAPYVTFLFARAVTPIVLFLGAVIYIFVITNLDKSMPVKIGICLAAAYAGLQAPMLFLKNAISKRQLSIKRAFPDALDLLLICIESGMSVEVAFRKVSTEIVTQSVALSEEFALTTAELSYLQDRKVAYENLAKRTGLEGVKSVCLSLMQSERYGTPLGQSLRVMAQENRDMRMNEAEKKAAALPPKLTVPMILFFLPCLFIVILGPTYIKIQAMP, from the coding sequence ATGATTCAATTTATGATCGACAAGCTTCACGACGCGCGGTTCATGACCATGTTGCTCGCGGCCATTGCCGCGGGCGCCACGGCCTATACCCTGATCATGCCGCTGTTTGCCGGCGAAGGCCTCGCCAAGCGGATGAAGGCCGTCGCCAGCGAGCGCGAACGGCTCCGCCAGCGCGAGCGTGAGCGGCTCAACAAGTCGGAAAAGGTGTCGCTGCGGCAGACCCCGAAGCAGCTGGTTTCCAAGGTGGTGGAAGACTTCAACCTCGGCAAGTGGCTGGCGCAGGAAGCCGCGCGCGACAAGCTGATCATGGCCGGCTATCGCGGTCACGCTCCCTACGTCACCTTCCTGTTCGCCCGCGCGGTGACGCCGATCGTGCTGTTTCTCGGCGCGGTGATCTACATCTTCGTGATCACGAACCTGGACAAGTCGATGCCGGTCAAGATCGGCATCTGCCTCGCCGCCGCCTATGCCGGACTGCAGGCGCCGATGCTGTTCCTGAAAAACGCGATCAGCAAGCGCCAGCTCTCGATCAAGCGCGCCTTCCCGGACGCGCTCGACCTGCTGCTGATCTGCATCGAGTCCGGCATGTCGGTCGAAGTTGCGTTCCGCAAGGTCTCGACCGAAATCGTCACGCAGTCGGTGGCGCTGTCGGAAGAGTTTGCCCTGACCACCGCCGAACTGTCCTATCTGCAGGACCGCAAGGTGGCGTATGAGAATCTCGCCAAGCGCACCGGCCTCGAAGGCGTCAAGTCAGTCTGCCTGTCGTTGATGCAGTCGGAACGCTACGGCACGCCGCTCGGCCAGAGCCTGCGGGTGATGGCGCAGGAAAACCGTGACATGCGGATGAACGAGGCCGAGAAGAAGGCCGCAGCATTGCCGCCGAAGCTCACCGTGCCGATGATCCTGTTCTTCCTGCCCTGCCTGTTCATCGTCATTCTCGGGCCGACCTACATCAAGATCCAGGCGATGCCGTGA
- a CDS encoding tetratricopeptide repeat protein, with amino-acid sequence MRRQSSHAGYLARLLASAALSAVLAASLGGCQTMSDVTGAITSSKTAAVPEDPRQAVDVYGERYRANPKDADAALAYGQALRATGQRAQAAAVLEQATIANPGNKALIAGYGRALADNGNSQAAFDVLSRAHSPANPDWRILSVQGTTLDKMGKHEEARRYYATALKIVPEEPSVLSNLGLSYMLTRELPQAEETLRRAYGNPRADGRVRQNLALVVGLQGRFAEAETIAKGDLPADEATANVAYLREMLSQKDPRGGRKPPVVALDKQD; translated from the coding sequence ATGCGTCGACAGTCCAGCCATGCCGGGTATCTCGCCCGGCTTCTCGCATCCGCGGCGTTAAGCGCGGTCCTGGCCGCAAGCCTTGGCGGCTGCCAGACCATGTCCGATGTGACGGGCGCGATTACGTCTTCGAAGACTGCCGCCGTTCCCGAGGATCCGCGGCAAGCCGTCGATGTCTACGGCGAGCGCTATCGCGCCAATCCCAAGGACGCCGATGCGGCGCTGGCGTATGGCCAGGCGCTTCGCGCCACCGGGCAGCGCGCGCAGGCTGCCGCCGTGCTCGAACAGGCCACCATCGCCAATCCCGGTAACAAGGCGCTGATCGCCGGCTACGGCCGCGCGTTGGCCGACAACGGCAATTCGCAGGCCGCCTTCGATGTGCTCAGCCGCGCCCACTCGCCCGCCAATCCCGACTGGCGTATTCTCTCGGTGCAGGGCACGACGCTCGACAAGATGGGCAAGCACGAAGAAGCCCGCCGCTACTACGCCACCGCGCTGAAGATCGTGCCGGAGGAACCGTCCGTCCTGTCCAATCTCGGCCTCTCCTACATGCTGACGCGGGAATTGCCGCAGGCCGAGGAAACGCTGCGGCGCGCCTATGGCAATCCGCGCGCTGACGGCCGGGTGCGCCAGAACCTCGCTTTGGTGGTTGGCTTGCAGGGCCGTTTCGCGGAAGCCGAGACCATCGCCAAGGGCGACCTGCCGGCCGACGAGGCGACGGCGAACGTGGCCTATCTTCGCGAGATGCTGAGCCAGAAGGACCCGCGCGGCGGACGAAAACCGCCCGTGGTCGCGCTCGACAAACAGGACTGA
- a CDS encoding M17 family metallopeptidase produces MHSPFETTPATPAIPITFATKTTWAAISKGLSEPARQFGLANDFTAKPGKCLILPAPDGQIAQVIFGIEDDSSKSRDLFRPGSLPGLLPPGLYRFANAPHDVRLATLAFALGSYRFGRYRKAEQPGVRLVPPDGVDVADIMRMAEAASLARDLINTPSNDMGPEELAQAAEALAKRYDASFKSIVGDELVAQNFPLIHAVGQASTRAPRLIDIGWGDTSHPKVTLVGKGVCFDTGGLDLKPSSGMLIMKKDMGGAANVLALAQMVMDAKLKVRLRVLIPAVENAVAGNAFRPLDIFKSRKGPTVEIGNTDAEGRLVLADALALADEEKPDLLVDLGTLTGAARVALGPDLPPFYTNDEALAGDVAAHAKGENDPLWRLPLWPAYDSWLDSKVADINNAPSGGFAGSITCALFLQRFVSDTTRWLHVDIYGWTPSAKPARPEGGECQAARAIYKLLSQRYG; encoded by the coding sequence ATGCATTCCCCGTTCGAGACCACGCCCGCCACCCCGGCCATTCCGATCACCTTCGCCACCAAGACGACATGGGCCGCCATCTCGAAGGGCCTTTCCGAACCGGCCCGACAATTTGGTCTTGCCAACGACTTCACCGCCAAACCGGGAAAATGCCTGATCCTGCCCGCGCCCGACGGACAGATCGCGCAGGTCATTTTCGGCATCGAGGATGACAGCAGCAAATCCCGCGACCTGTTCCGGCCAGGCTCCCTGCCGGGCCTGCTGCCGCCGGGCCTCTATCGCTTCGCCAACGCGCCGCACGATGTGCGCCTTGCGACGCTTGCGTTCGCGCTCGGCAGCTACCGCTTCGGACGTTATCGCAAGGCTGAGCAGCCCGGCGTCCGGCTGGTACCGCCTGACGGCGTCGATGTCGCCGATATCATGCGGATGGCGGAAGCCGCATCGTTGGCGCGCGACCTGATCAACACGCCGTCGAACGACATGGGTCCGGAGGAACTGGCGCAGGCCGCCGAGGCACTGGCGAAACGTTACGACGCGAGTTTCAAGAGCATCGTCGGCGACGAACTGGTCGCGCAAAACTTTCCGCTGATCCATGCCGTAGGCCAGGCGTCGACCCGCGCGCCACGGCTGATCGATATCGGTTGGGGCGATACTTCTCACCCCAAGGTAACTCTGGTCGGCAAGGGCGTCTGTTTCGACACCGGCGGCCTCGACCTGAAACCGTCGAGCGGCATGCTGATCATGAAGAAGGACATGGGCGGTGCGGCCAATGTGCTGGCGCTGGCGCAGATGGTGATGGACGCGAAACTGAAAGTCCGGCTGCGGGTGCTGATCCCCGCGGTCGAAAACGCGGTCGCCGGCAACGCCTTCCGTCCGCTCGATATCTTCAAGTCGCGCAAGGGGCCGACGGTCGAGATCGGCAACACCGACGCCGAGGGCCGGCTGGTATTGGCCGACGCGCTGGCGCTGGCCGACGAGGAGAAGCCGGACCTGCTGGTCGATTTGGGTACGCTGACGGGCGCCGCACGGGTGGCACTGGGGCCGGATCTGCCGCCGTTCTACACCAACGACGAGGCGCTGGCCGGTGACGTCGCGGCCCATGCGAAAGGCGAGAACGATCCGCTGTGGCGGTTGCCGCTGTGGCCGGCTTACGATTCGTGGCTGGATTCGAAAGTCGCCGACATCAACAACGCGCCGTCAGGCGGCTTCGCCGGCTCGATCACCTGTGCGCTGTTCCTGCAGCGCTTCGTGTCGGACACCACGCGATGGCTGCATGTCGATATCTATGGCTGGACGCCATCCGCCAAACCGGCGCGCCCCGAGGGCGGCGAATGCCAGGCGGCGCGCGCCATCTACAAACTGTTGAGCCAGCGCTATGGATGA
- a CDS encoding NlpC/P60 family protein, translating to MDDPRLTPARPEVAAKYLEGKVRAARFVEGEVFEVVEAIAPLRSGPFADAELATQALKGERVTVYDRNGEGFAWGQLNSDGYVGWIPDAALAKPAASPTHKVTALRTFAFPGPSIKLPPVETLSLGAKLTVTREDAAFAVTRDGWYLPHRHLGVLDAVENDFVAVAERFVGTPYLWGGKSSLGIDCSGLVQVSLNAAGTGCPRDSDMQQDGLGRALDSAQMHRPQRGDLIFWKGHVAIVRDSDTIVHANAHHMATVVENTREAIARIRAAGSEVTAIKRL from the coding sequence ATGGATGATCCGCGCCTGACGCCGGCGCGGCCCGAGGTCGCCGCCAAATATCTCGAAGGCAAGGTCAGGGCCGCGCGCTTTGTCGAAGGTGAGGTATTCGAAGTCGTCGAGGCGATCGCGCCGCTGCGCTCAGGGCCTTTCGCCGATGCCGAACTGGCGACGCAGGCGCTGAAGGGCGAACGCGTCACGGTCTATGATCGCAACGGCGAAGGCTTTGCCTGGGGTCAACTGAACAGCGACGGCTATGTCGGCTGGATTCCGGATGCCGCGCTGGCAAAGCCGGCCGCCTCGCCGACGCACAAGGTGACGGCGTTGCGCACCTTCGCGTTTCCAGGACCCTCGATCAAGTTACCGCCGGTCGAGACGCTGTCGTTGGGCGCAAAGCTGACGGTGACCCGCGAAGACGCTGCCTTCGCCGTTACCCGCGACGGCTGGTATCTGCCGCACCGGCATCTCGGCGTTCTCGACGCGGTCGAAAACGATTTCGTCGCGGTCGCCGAACGATTTGTCGGCACGCCCTATCTGTGGGGCGGCAAGAGCAGCCTCGGCATCGATTGCTCCGGCCTGGTCCAGGTCTCGCTGAATGCCGCCGGCACCGGCTGCCCGCGCGACAGCGACATGCAGCAGGACGGCCTCGGCCGGGCGCTTGACTCGGCTCAAATGCACAGACCGCAACGCGGTGACCTGATCTTCTGGAAGGGCCACGTTGCGATCGTCCGCGACAGCGACACCATCGTGCACGCCAACGCACATCACATGGCGACGGTGGTCGAGAACACGCGCGAAGCCATCGCGCGTATCAGGGCCGCCGGCAGCGAGGTCACGGCGATCAAACGGCTCTAG
- a CDS encoding ABC transporter ATP-binding protein: protein MDAINQPLLDVRDLSVAFGNTLAVDHVSFSIKRGECVALVGESGSGKSVSALSILKLLPYPSASHPSGSIRFRGHDLLTASESEVREIRGNDISIIFQEPMTSLNPLHTIEAQIGEILFLHNGIRGAMARARTLELLTQVGIADPETRLKSYPHQLSGGQRQRVMIAMALANEPDLLIADEPTTALDVTVQAQILALLAEIRARLGMSLLFITHDLGIVRRIADVVCVMNSGKIVEQGPVEQVFTAPKHAYTKALLAAEPKPDPAPPRPESPVVMSADNLKVWFPIKRGLLRSTVGHIKAVDGVSLAVRKGETLGVVGESGSGKTTLGLALLRLISSDGPIVFLGQNIQGLRFKAMLPFRRDMQIVFQDPFGALSPRMSVGDIVAEGLSVHQPSLSYEERETRVIKALADVGLNPEWRFRYPHEFSGGQRQRISIARAVVLEPNFVVLDEPTSALDMLFQAQMVDLLRELQRKRDLTYMFISHDLRVVASLASHLIVMRLGKVVEEGPAAELFKNPKSDYTRALFAAAFRIEAVPGDAAGV, encoded by the coding sequence ATGGACGCCATCAACCAGCCCTTGCTCGACGTTCGCGACCTCTCGGTGGCGTTCGGCAATACGCTTGCGGTCGACCACGTCTCGTTTTCCATCAAGCGCGGCGAATGCGTGGCGCTGGTCGGCGAATCCGGCTCCGGAAAATCCGTCAGCGCGCTGTCGATCCTGAAACTGTTGCCCTATCCGAGCGCCTCGCATCCCTCCGGCAGTATCCGCTTCAGGGGCCACGATCTCCTCACGGCGTCCGAGAGCGAGGTGCGCGAAATCCGCGGCAACGACATCTCGATCATCTTTCAGGAGCCGATGACCTCGCTCAATCCGCTCCATACCATCGAGGCGCAGATCGGCGAGATCCTGTTTCTTCACAACGGCATCCGCGGCGCGATGGCGCGGGCGCGGACGCTGGAACTGCTGACGCAGGTCGGCATTGCCGATCCCGAAACCCGGTTGAAGAGCTATCCGCATCAGTTGTCGGGCGGCCAGCGCCAGCGCGTGATGATCGCGATGGCGCTCGCCAACGAACCGGACCTGCTGATTGCGGACGAGCCGACCACCGCGCTTGATGTGACGGTACAGGCGCAGATCCTGGCGCTGCTCGCCGAAATTCGCGCGCGGCTCGGCATGAGCCTGCTGTTCATCACCCACGATCTCGGTATCGTGCGCCGCATCGCCGACGTCGTCTGCGTGATGAATTCGGGCAAGATCGTCGAGCAGGGGCCGGTCGAGCAGGTCTTTACCGCGCCGAAGCACGCCTACACCAAAGCGCTGCTGGCCGCCGAACCGAAGCCCGATCCGGCGCCGCCGAGGCCGGAATCGCCGGTCGTGATGTCGGCCGACAATTTGAAAGTCTGGTTTCCGATCAAACGCGGCCTGCTGCGCTCGACCGTCGGGCATATCAAGGCGGTCGATGGCGTCAGTCTCGCGGTACGCAAGGGCGAGACGCTCGGCGTCGTCGGCGAATCCGGTTCCGGCAAGACCACGCTGGGTCTTGCGTTGCTGCGCCTGATTTCATCCGACGGGCCGATCGTGTTTCTCGGCCAGAACATCCAGGGCCTGCGTTTCAAGGCGATGCTGCCGTTCCGTCGCGACATGCAGATCGTGTTTCAGGATCCGTTCGGCGCGCTCAGCCCACGGATGTCGGTCGGCGATATTGTCGCCGAGGGCTTGAGTGTGCATCAGCCTTCGCTGTCCTACGAGGAGCGCGAGACGCGCGTCATCAAGGCGCTTGCGGATGTCGGGCTCAACCCGGAATGGCGATTCCGCTATCCACATGAATTTTCCGGCGGCCAGCGCCAGCGCATTTCGATCGCGCGCGCGGTGGTGCTGGAGCCGAATTTCGTCGTGCTGGACGAGCCGACCAGCGCGCTCGACATGCTTTTCCAGGCCCAGATGGTCGATCTGCTGCGTGAGCTGCAGCGCAAGCGCGACCTGACCTACATGTTCATCTCGCACGACCTGCGCGTGGTGGCATCGCTCGCCAGCCACCTGATCGTGATGCGTCTCGGCAAGGTGGTCGAGGAAGGCCCGGCGGCGGAACTGTTCAAGAATCCGAAGAGCGATTACACCCGCGCCCTGTTCGCCGCGGCGTTCCGGATCGAGGCTGTTCCCGGTGACGCGGCCGGAGTCTAG
- a CDS encoding ABC transporter permease, translating into MTVIAPQPIETTTQAPLGEAVPMTRSRFAPSPLNRRRWQNFKANRRGYWSFWIFLVLFVVSLFAELIANDRPFLIKYDGHLYWPAFISYSETTFGGDFETAADYRDPYLQKQIADKGGSIFWPLIRYSYDTHNLDLPTPAPSKPTWMLTEQQCSEVVQKKHLTGCRDLEYNWLGTDDQGRDVVARLIYGFRISVLFGLTLTIVSSIIGIAAGGVQGYFGGWIDLGFQRFIEIWNAIPSLYLLLIISAVLPPGFFILLGILLLFSWVSLVGLVRAEFLRGRNFEYIQAARALGVSNAKIMFRHLLPNAMVATMTFLPFIVSSSVMTLTALDFLGFGLPPGSPSLGELLSQAKANVQAPWLGFTGFFSVAIMLSLLIFIGEAARDAFDPRKTFR; encoded by the coding sequence ATGACGGTCATTGCGCCCCAGCCGATCGAAACCACGACGCAAGCGCCGCTCGGCGAGGCGGTGCCTATGACGCGCAGCCGGTTCGCGCCGTCGCCGCTCAACCGCCGCCGCTGGCAGAATTTCAAGGCCAACCGCAGGGGTTACTGGTCGTTCTGGATCTTCCTCGTGCTGTTCGTGGTCTCGCTGTTTGCCGAACTGATCGCCAACGACCGCCCGTTCCTGATCAAGTATGACGGCCATCTCTACTGGCCGGCCTTTATCAGCTATTCCGAAACCACCTTCGGCGGCGACTTCGAGACCGCTGCGGATTATCGCGATCCCTATCTGCAGAAGCAGATCGCCGACAAGGGCGGCAGCATCTTCTGGCCGCTGATCCGCTATTCCTACGATACCCACAACCTCGATCTGCCGACGCCGGCGCCGTCGAAGCCGACCTGGATGCTGACCGAGCAGCAGTGCAGCGAAGTGGTGCAGAAGAAGCATCTCACCGGCTGCCGCGACCTCGAATATAACTGGCTCGGCACCGACGACCAGGGCCGCGACGTGGTGGCGCGCCTGATCTACGGATTCCGCATTTCGGTGCTGTTCGGCCTGACGCTGACCATCGTCTCCTCGATCATCGGCATCGCCGCCGGCGGGGTGCAGGGTTATTTCGGCGGCTGGATCGATCTCGGTTTTCAGCGTTTCATCGAAATCTGGAACGCGATTCCCTCGCTCTATCTGCTCTTGATCATATCGGCGGTGCTACCGCCGGGATTCTTCATCCTGCTCGGCATTCTCCTGCTGTTCTCCTGGGTGTCGCTGGTAGGCCTCGTGCGCGCCGAATTCCTGCGCGGGCGAAACTTCGAATATATCCAGGCGGCCCGCGCGCTCGGCGTCTCCAACGCCAAGATCATGTTCCGCCACCTGCTGCCGAACGCGATGGTGGCGACCATGACGTTCCTGCCGTTCATCGTGTCGTCCTCGGTGATGACGCTGACGGCGCTGGATTTCCTCGGCTTCGGCCTGCCGCCCGGCTCGCCGTCGCTCGGCGAATTGCTGTCCCAAGCAAAAGCAAATGTGCAGGCGCCGTGGCTCGGCTTCACCGGCTTCTTCTCGGTCGCGATCATGCTGTCGCTGTTGATCTTCATCGGCGAGGCCGCGCGCGACGCCTTCGATCCGCGCAAGACGTTTCGGTAA